A stretch of Anas platyrhynchos isolate ZD024472 breed Pekin duck chromosome 29, IASCAAS_PekinDuck_T2T, whole genome shotgun sequence DNA encodes these proteins:
- the GDF1 gene encoding embryonic growth/differentiation factor 1 yields MGPLPSPASFRAGLAWALLSVSLGMDFSLQESLLLKSLGLSTKPSPKIPVPVPSVLWRIFQKRKMPPASTELADGCRVEEFNVPGNIIRVLADQGHFMHSGQPQPSLCLQKRLYFNLSVLEEGERLTMAQLEIKFSHNSYHASSQGQVFELRLYQAPRLPLRGTPSPEPGRTLLVEQSFARLHKSLLFNLSGVAKDWRTHSRNLGLILEISASGRGGEAAGASGGPQSLCASIDSFLDTSLLVVSLSQQQCRASRRRRSAYNIPVTPSNLCKPRRLYISFSDVGWENWIIAPQGYMANYCLGECPFPLTAELNSTNHAILQTMVHSLDPEGTPQPCCVPVRLSPISILYYDNDDNVVLRHYEDMVVDECGCR; encoded by the exons ATGGGGCCTCTCCCCTCGCCTGCCAGCTTCAGAGCTGGCCTGGCCTGGGCTCTCCTTAGCGTCAGCCTGGGGATGGATTTCAGTTTGCAGGAAAGCTTGCTGTTAAAATCCTTGGGTCTGAGCACCAAGCCCAGCCCCAAAATCCCCGTTCCTGTGCCGTCTGTGCTCTGGCGGATCTTCCAGAAGAGAAAGATGCCTCCTGCAAGCACGGAGCTGGCGGATGGCTGTAGGGTGGAGGAATTTAATGTCCCGGGGAACATCATCCGTGTCCTCGCTGACCAAG GCCACTTCATGCACAGCGGGCAGCCCCAGCCGTCGCTGTGCCTGCAGAAGCGTCTGTACTTTAATCTCTCCGTGCTGGAGGAGGGCGAGCGCTTGACAATGGCTCAGCTGGAGATCAAATTCAGCCACAACTCCTACCACGCGTCCAGCCAGGGGCAGGTTTTTGAGCTGAGGCTCTACCAAGCCCCCCGGCTGCCTCTGCGGGGAACGCCGTCCCCCGAGCCCGGCCGCACGCTGCTGGTGGAGCAGTCCTTCGCCcggctgcacaagtctctgctCTTCAACCTGAGCGGGGTGGCGAAGGACTGGAGAACTCACAGCAGGAATCTGGGCCTGATCCTGGAGATCTCGGCGAGCGGCAGAGGCGGGGAAGCAGCTGGGGCGAGCGGGGGGCCGCAGAGCCTCTGCGCCAGCATCGACTCCTTCCTGGATACCTCCCTCCTGGTGGTGAGcctcagccagcagcagtgccgggcctccaggaggaggagaagcgcTTACAACATCCCCGTCACGCCGAGCAACCTCTGCAAGCCCAGGCGGCTTTACATCAGCTTCAGCGACGTCGGCTGGGAGAACTGGATCATCGCCCCGCAGGGCTACATGGCCAACTACTGCCTGGGTGAGTGCCCCTTCCCCCTGACGGCCGAGCTCAACAGCACCAACCACGCCATCCTGCAGACCATGGTGCACTCGCTGGACCCCGAGGGgactccccagccctgctgcgtcCCCGTCAGGCTGTCCCCGATCTCCATCCTCTATTATGACAACGACGACAACGTGGTGCTGAGGCACTACGAGGACATGGTGGTGGATGAGTGTGGCTGCCGGTAG